The following are from one region of the Paenibacillus sabinae T27 genome:
- a CDS encoding methyl-accepting chemotaxis protein: MQHNRQVLAFHVALSLLALLYVLWVQMFWVHKLVLALVVLLFVPLSITVYRSRIREQELLRQANEQVHRLGNEMVVTSDRMHGALAEISRHTGDLQQTADYSHQSELALKGRSYEARANMESASATMDGVAEAAERIQGLTDKLGISMQEANQEVAEMLDSLKSTDAVMEELKGQSSKMYEEFASLSKLITMVEGINEVIVGVVEETSLLALNASIEAARAGEQGRGFAVVADRIRKLAEQSRTSVDRSSALLLDLNKGVEQVLDSVDKERASVERGVGEVGAVKARLAEIAATVKTVDTAVSDTVKAASRQDELIGGALPELRSAVALLNETIASVDLMLEQVNRQRTQIGELNEVSASLLAESQALRQSVSQIAGMEEIEESRYAEKLEVMQSLLTHIAAKEELYKPDPDAHRQVLASCLAETPDLQAIWSNRTDGTFIFSEPAAGLLNAKRRDWWSGAMSDGAFVSKPYVSAITKRSCVTLSRAVTNDRGETVGVIGIDLAV; this comes from the coding sequence GTGCAACACAACCGTCAAGTCTTGGCTTTTCATGTCGCTCTTTCGCTGCTGGCCTTACTGTATGTGCTGTGGGTTCAAATGTTCTGGGTTCATAAGCTTGTGCTGGCGCTCGTTGTTCTCTTGTTCGTACCGCTTTCGATTACCGTCTACCGTTCACGTATTCGGGAGCAGGAGCTGCTGAGGCAAGCAAACGAACAGGTTCACAGGCTCGGCAATGAAATGGTGGTGACCTCGGACCGGATGCATGGAGCGCTCGCGGAAATCAGCCGGCATACGGGGGACCTGCAGCAGACGGCCGATTACTCCCATCAATCCGAGCTGGCGCTGAAGGGCCGGAGCTATGAAGCGAGAGCGAATATGGAGTCGGCCTCGGCGACAATGGACGGGGTAGCCGAGGCGGCGGAACGTATTCAGGGACTGACGGACAAGCTGGGGATAAGCATGCAGGAAGCCAACCAGGAAGTGGCGGAAATGCTCGATTCTCTCAAAAGCACCGACGCCGTGATGGAAGAGCTTAAGGGGCAGAGCAGCAAGATGTACGAAGAGTTCGCCTCCTTGAGCAAGCTTATCACGATGGTGGAAGGCATCAACGAAGTGATTGTGGGTGTAGTGGAGGAGACCTCGCTGCTGGCGCTTAACGCTTCCATCGAAGCGGCAAGGGCCGGAGAGCAGGGCAGGGGCTTTGCCGTGGTGGCTGACCGCATCCGCAAGCTGGCGGAGCAGAGCCGCACCTCGGTGGACCGCTCCTCCGCGCTGCTGCTGGATCTTAACAAAGGAGTGGAGCAGGTGCTTGACTCCGTGGATAAAGAGCGGGCTTCCGTGGAGCGCGGCGTAGGCGAGGTAGGAGCCGTGAAGGCGCGTCTCGCTGAAATTGCGGCCACAGTCAAGACGGTGGATACGGCGGTATCCGACACGGTGAAGGCGGCCAGCCGTCAGGACGAGCTGATCGGCGGCGCTTTGCCAGAGCTGCGCAGCGCGGTAGCCTTGCTGAACGAGACGATCGCGAGCGTCGATCTGATGCTGGAGCAGGTGAACCGGCAGCGGACGCAGATCGGGGAGCTGAACGAGGTCAGCGCCAGCCTGCTGGCGGAGTCTCAGGCGCTGCGGCAGTCCGTAAGCCAGATCGCCGGCATGGAGGAGATTGAGGAAAGCCGTTACGCCGAGAAGCTGGAGGTTATGCAATCACTGCTAACGCACATTGCAGCCAAGGAGGAATTGTACAAGCCCGATCCGGATGCTCACAGACAGGTATTGGCTTCCTGTCTTGCGGAGACGCCGGATTTGCAGGCCATCTGGTCGAACCGGACGGACGGCACCTTTATTTTCTCCGAACCGGCGGCGGGCCTGCTTAATGCGAAGCGGCGCGATTGGTGGAGCGGAGCGATGAGCGACGGTGCTTTTGTCTCGAAGCCCTATGTGTCGGCCATAACGAAGCGTTCCTGCGTGACGCTGTCGAGGGCCGTAACGAATGACCGGGGAGAGACAGTTGGCGTGATCGGCATCGATTTGGCGGTATAG
- a CDS encoding L-lactate MFS transporter has product MKAAITEGKKERTMSVGTKANNRFLIVLGTIIMQMGLGTIYTWSLFNQPLVTKYGWELGSVSTTFSITSFALAFATLFAGKLQDKIGLRRLTAVAGVMLGLGLMYSSHATTLPMLYLLAGVVAGYADGTAYITSLSNLIKWFPNRKGLISGVSVGAYGTGSLIFKYVNAHLIGSVGVSRTFLYWGMIVMAMVIIGSLLVREASVAPAGTDKASSPLAPLEKKDYTVGEMLRTKQAYLLFTIFFTACMSGLYLIGIVKDIGVKLAGLDVQTAANAVAMIAIFNTAGRLILGALSDKMSRLKLIGFTMAITAVAALTLSFAQLNFGLFFASVAAIAFCFGGNITVFPAIVSDFFGLKNHNKNYGIVYQGFGIGALSGSIIAAFLGGFKPTFITIGALCLISCLIAVMLKPPVQVRKERKRNPEMPGRTAYEQIS; this is encoded by the coding sequence ATGAAGGCGGCCATAACCGAAGGAAAGAAGGAAAGAACCATGTCGGTAGGGACTAAAGCAAACAACCGTTTTCTAATCGTACTGGGAACCATTATTATGCAGATGGGCCTTGGAACCATTTATACCTGGAGCTTGTTCAACCAGCCGCTCGTAACAAAATATGGCTGGGAGCTCGGCTCCGTATCTACAACCTTTTCGATCACAAGCTTTGCGCTGGCATTCGCGACACTTTTTGCGGGTAAGCTTCAGGATAAAATCGGGCTTCGCCGCCTGACCGCCGTGGCGGGTGTTATGCTGGGCCTCGGGCTGATGTATAGCTCGCATGCAACCACGCTGCCGATGCTGTATCTGCTGGCAGGGGTCGTTGCCGGATACGCCGACGGAACGGCTTATATTACCTCGCTGTCGAATCTGATCAAATGGTTCCCGAACCGCAAAGGGCTGATCTCGGGAGTATCGGTTGGAGCGTACGGAACAGGCAGCTTGATCTTTAAGTATGTGAACGCCCATCTGATCGGGTCGGTTGGAGTCTCCCGCACGTTCCTGTATTGGGGCATGATCGTCATGGCTATGGTCATCATCGGTTCGCTGCTTGTCAGAGAGGCCTCCGTGGCGCCGGCCGGAACGGATAAAGCATCATCGCCGCTCGCCCCGCTGGAGAAAAAGGATTACACCGTGGGCGAAATGCTGCGCACGAAGCAAGCCTACCTGCTGTTCACCATCTTCTTCACCGCCTGCATGAGCGGCCTCTATCTGATCGGCATTGTAAAAGACATCGGCGTGAAGCTGGCTGGACTTGACGTGCAGACCGCGGCCAATGCGGTGGCGATGATCGCCATCTTCAATACGGCCGGACGTCTGATTCTCGGCGCGCTGTCCGACAAAATGAGCCGTTTGAAGCTGATCGGCTTCACGATGGCCATCACGGCCGTAGCCGCGCTGACGCTCAGCTTCGCGCAGCTGAACTTCGGACTGTTCTTCGCTTCTGTAGCGGCGATCGCCTTCTGCTTCGGCGGCAACATCACCGTCTTCCCGGCCATCGTCAGTGACTTCTTCGGGTTGAAGAATCATAACAAGAACTACGGCATTGTCTACCAAGGGTTTGGCATCGGCGCATTGTCCGGTTCGATCATCGCCGCCTTCCTGGGCGGATTCAAACCGACCTTTATCACGATCGGGGCGCTGTGCCTGATTTCCTGCCTGATCGCCGTGATGCTGAAACCGCCGGTTCAGGTCCGCAAGGAACGGAAACGGAATCCGGAAATGCCCGGCCGCACCGCATACGAACAGATTTCTTAA
- a CDS encoding sensor histidine kinase — MQYTFVILLQLLERAALLLMTLFVLTRVPRFKEIFQKGAYAPQELFIATVIFSLFAIFSTYSGIKVEGSLVNVRIVAIMAGGILFGPWVGLITGLISGIHRFLIDIGGVTSVPCLITSITTGVVSGIIYRHTSAERRWKAGILAGMGCEALTMLLILVMAHPSSLGVEIVSKIAFPMIMSQVSVGLIVMLVQSVEGEKERIAARQSKLALDIANKTLPYFRTINPQSLRKICTIIKEDIGADAVAITDTRCIRAYVGIGEEYYEEKNEIISDATKITLSSGEITIRNNDTEFNHHHIKSLIIIPLKEKGEVTGALKIYYTKAHKITYSLQAMAVGLSQIISTLMEVSRVEDIKQMANKAELKALQTRINPHFLFNALNAIVSSIRIDPDKARELIINLSGYMRYNLELTDDFIDIRKELQQVRHYVEIEKARFGRRLTVLYDIDDETEVRIPSLIIQPLVENAIVHGILKGRGVGTVTISVKDRGDSVRIGIRDTGVGISEETIRKVYEGSMPENKIGLFNVHQRVKLIYGEGLTITRLDKGTDITFDVKKENR, encoded by the coding sequence ATGCAGTATACGTTCGTCATTCTGCTGCAGCTGCTGGAGCGTGCGGCACTGCTGCTTATGACACTGTTTGTATTAACACGGGTGCCGCGGTTCAAGGAGATTTTTCAAAAAGGGGCTTATGCGCCGCAGGAGCTGTTCATCGCCACCGTCATTTTCAGCCTGTTCGCCATATTCAGCACATACAGCGGAATCAAGGTGGAAGGCTCGCTCGTTAATGTGCGGATCGTGGCGATCATGGCGGGCGGCATTCTGTTCGGCCCTTGGGTAGGACTCATAACCGGCTTGATCTCCGGCATTCACCGGTTTCTGATCGATATTGGGGGCGTCACGTCGGTGCCCTGTTTGATTACTAGCATCACGACAGGCGTTGTCTCGGGGATCATCTACCGTCACACGTCAGCAGAGCGCCGCTGGAAGGCCGGGATTTTGGCGGGAATGGGCTGCGAAGCGCTGACGATGCTGCTGATTCTCGTCATGGCCCATCCGTCGTCGCTCGGCGTCGAAATCGTATCGAAGATTGCCTTTCCGATGATTATGAGCCAGGTCAGTGTTGGACTCATCGTCATGCTCGTCCAGAGCGTGGAAGGAGAGAAGGAGCGGATCGCGGCAAGGCAGTCCAAGCTGGCCCTTGATATCGCCAACAAGACACTTCCCTATTTTCGTACCATCAATCCGCAGTCTCTGCGTAAAATTTGTACGATCATCAAAGAGGATATCGGCGCTGACGCGGTCGCAATTACCGATACCCGGTGTATTCGCGCTTATGTCGGCATCGGAGAAGAGTATTACGAGGAGAAGAACGAGATTATCAGCGACGCAACGAAAATCACGCTGTCCAGCGGGGAAATCACGATCCGCAACAACGATACCGAATTCAACCATCATCATATCAAGTCGCTGATCATCATTCCGCTGAAGGAAAAGGGCGAAGTCACCGGCGCGCTCAAAATTTATTACACCAAAGCCCACAAAATCACCTATTCCCTCCAGGCGATGGCTGTTGGCCTGTCCCAGATTATTTCCACACTGATGGAGGTCTCCCGGGTGGAAGACATCAAGCAGATGGCGAACAAGGCGGAGCTAAAGGCGCTGCAGACCCGGATCAATCCCCATTTTCTGTTCAATGCGCTGAACGCCATCGTCTCCTCCATCCGGATCGACCCCGACAAGGCCAGGGAGCTGATCATCAATCTGTCCGGCTATATGCGGTACAATCTGGAGCTCACCGACGATTTTATCGATATCCGCAAAGAACTTCAGCAGGTCCGGCATTACGTCGAAATCGAGAAAGCGCGCTTTGGAAGACGCCTTACGGTTCTCTACGATATCGATGACGAGACGGAAGTCCGCATCCCGAGCCTCATCATCCAGCCCTTGGTGGAAAATGCGATTGTGCACGGTATACTGAAAGGGCGTGGCGTAGGAACGGTGACGATTTCAGTCAAGGACCGGGGAGACAGCGTGCGGATCGGCATCCGCGACACCGGGGTTGGCATCAGCGAGGAAACGATCCGTAAGGTGTACGAAGGCAGCATGCCGGAGAACAAGATCGGGCTATTTAACGTGCATCAGCGGGTGAAGTTGATTTACGGCGAGGGACTGACGATTACCAGGCTGGATAAAGGGACGGATATAACTTTCGATGTGAAAAAGGAGAACCGATGA
- a CDS encoding LytR/AlgR family response regulator transcription factor, whose product MRAIIVEDEELARQELAYLIRANSGIEIAAEFDDGLDALKYLQANQVDVLFLDINIPSVDGVFLAQNISKFSVKPHIVFITAYKEHAAEAFEIEAFDYILKPYNETRIKGMLGKLEATLAHRPSGEEERNPVSNKINLWKNEKIIVVDADDIYYASAQEKTTSVFTRNEEYSMGVSITEFHGRLPQDRFFRCHRSFIVNLSKIKEIIPWFNNTYLLRLRDLDFEVPVSRSKVKEFRQIMRL is encoded by the coding sequence ATGAGAGCGATAATCGTAGAGGATGAAGAGCTGGCCAGGCAGGAGCTGGCCTACCTGATTCGGGCGAACAGCGGCATAGAGATTGCGGCCGAGTTCGACGACGGGCTGGACGCGCTAAAATATTTGCAGGCCAACCAGGTGGATGTGCTGTTTCTCGACATCAATATCCCTTCCGTAGACGGTGTGTTTCTGGCCCAGAATATCAGCAAATTTTCCGTGAAGCCCCATATTGTGTTCATCACCGCGTATAAGGAGCATGCCGCCGAAGCGTTCGAGATTGAGGCCTTCGATTACATTCTGAAGCCGTATAACGAGACGCGGATCAAGGGGATGCTGGGCAAGCTCGAGGCTACTTTAGCGCACCGGCCCAGCGGGGAAGAGGAGCGCAATCCGGTCAGCAACAAGATCAATCTGTGGAAAAATGAAAAAATCATCGTCGTCGACGCCGACGACATTTACTACGCCTCGGCCCAGGAGAAGACGACGAGCGTCTTTACGCGAAACGAAGAGTACTCCATGGGGGTCAGCATCACCGAGTTTCACGGACGTTTGCCGCAGGACCGCTTTTTCCGCTGCCACCGTTCTTTCATCGTCAACCTGTCCAAAATCAAAGAAATCATCCCATGGTTTAACAATACCTACCTGCTTCGGCTGCGTGATCTGGACTTTGAAGTGCCGGTCAGCCGCAGCAAGGTCAAAGAATTCAGGCAGATTATGCGCCTGTAG